The following coding sequences are from one Malaciobacter pacificus window:
- a CDS encoding secretin N-terminal domain-containing protein: MKLISSLFLVFILSFNLYGKEEKININFKDLKIMDLVKITSKIIDKNILVTENINGNVDFISNKPLDKSELIKILSFVLEDKGFSLVASNDILRIVKLNESAKSNVPVITGYNNDTALSMVTTVFPVYNADVDYIASKIRHLISKNGKLVTNKESNSLVMTDFSDNIETVRKVVSIMTYGGKKDSLIVNLENIIASDAKKNLDEISKSKFNQKIETEKVAIISNKDNNSLVLIGKKQNIDYLAKYIRNIDTQGSLIKREVEVMPLKNVEATNVIKIIDAIIGKKVYVDPNDKPLASIDEESNSIVVMGPSDELDYVKALINELDKEKAQVYVQARIIEVNDELVDRIGVSYGIFGGKVGNNGLAAFSSSLNGGSNSINDVIDSLNLTIPNITSGLALGASLNLLKQNGALDIVSEPSILAINNKESSIYVGETISIKTSSSFSDSGDENANYKREDVGLTLKVKPRISNDTKVTLEISTILEGVKTTNTGGNPDTSKKEIKTTAILNNGESVIIGGLIENKTESTNQKVPLLGDIPLFGELFKNKVNNTKKNNLVVIVTPYMIPKTKDITFVRNELAELKNLEDKYLADSLIRLKKEAIRKKLQEKQRDEELVELEKKLAKLENKNTSTTTIDDSQTEHEKRVKEFLGY; encoded by the coding sequence ATGAAATTGATTAGTAGTCTATTTTTAGTATTTATACTAAGTTTTAATCTTTATGGAAAAGAAGAAAAAATTAATATAAATTTTAAAGATTTAAAAATTATGGATTTAGTGAAGATAACTTCAAAAATCATTGATAAAAATATCTTAGTTACAGAAAATATCAATGGAAATGTAGATTTCATATCAAATAAACCTTTAGATAAAAGTGAGTTAATAAAAATACTTTCTTTTGTATTAGAAGATAAAGGATTTTCTCTAGTTGCTAGTAATGATATTTTAAGAATCGTAAAATTAAATGAAAGTGCAAAAAGTAATGTCCCTGTTATAACTGGATATAACAATGACACAGCACTATCAATGGTAACTACTGTTTTCCCAGTATATAATGCAGATGTAGATTACATAGCTTCAAAAATAAGACACTTAATTTCAAAAAATGGAAAGCTTGTAACAAATAAAGAATCAAACTCTTTAGTAATGACAGATTTTAGTGATAATATTGAAACAGTTAGAAAAGTAGTTTCTATTATGACTTATGGTGGTAAAAAAGATTCACTAATAGTAAATTTAGAAAATATTATTGCAAGTGATGCTAAAAAGAATTTAGATGAAATTTCAAAATCAAAATTTAATCAAAAAATTGAGACAGAAAAAGTTGCAATTATAAGTAATAAAGATAATAACTCTTTAGTATTAATTGGTAAGAAACAAAATATAGATTATCTAGCAAAATACATAAGAAATATTGACACACAAGGCTCGCTAATAAAAAGAGAAGTTGAAGTGATGCCTCTTAAAAATGTAGAAGCAACTAATGTAATTAAAATCATTGATGCAATAATTGGTAAAAAAGTTTATGTTGACCCAAATGATAAACCACTTGCTTCAATAGATGAAGAATCAAACTCTATTGTAGTTATGGGACCATCTGATGAATTAGATTATGTAAAAGCTTTAATCAATGAGCTAGATAAAGAAAAAGCACAGGTTTATGTGCAAGCTAGAATTATTGAAGTTAATGATGAACTAGTTGACAGAATAGGAGTCTCTTATGGAATTTTTGGTGGAAAAGTAGGAAATAATGGACTTGCAGCTTTTTCCTCAAGTTTAAATGGAGGTTCAAACTCTATAAATGATGTTATAGATTCTTTAAACTTAACTATTCCAAATATAACCTCAGGGCTTGCATTAGGGGCTTCTTTAAATCTTCTAAAACAAAATGGAGCATTAGATATTGTATCAGAACCTTCAATTTTAGCAATAAATAATAAAGAGAGTTCAATTTATGTTGGTGAAACAATATCTATTAAAACTTCGTCCTCTTTTTCTGATAGTGGAGATGAAAATGCAAATTATAAAAGAGAAGATGTTGGTTTAACATTAAAAGTGAAACCAAGAATTTCAAATGATACAAAAGTTACCTTAGAAATAAGTACGATATTAGAAGGAGTTAAGACAACTAATACTGGTGGAAACCCAGATACATCTAAAAAAGAGATTAAAACAACTGCTATTTTAAATAATGGTGAGAGTGTAATTATTGGTGGATTAATAGAAAATAAAACAGAAAGTACTAATCAGAAAGTTCCATTATTAGGTGATATTCCATTATTTGGAGAGTTATTTAAAAATAAAGTTAATAATACTAAAAAGAACAATTTAGTAGTAATTGTAACTCCATATATGATTCCAAAAACAAAAGATATTACTTTTGTAAGAAATGAATTAGCTGAGTTAAAAAACTTAGAGGATAAATATTTAGCTGATTCATTAATTAGGTTAAAAAAAGAGGCTATTAGAAAAAAACTTCAAGAAAAACAAAGAGATGAAGAACTTGTAGAATTAGAAAAAAAGTTAGCTAAATTAGAAAATAAAAATACATCTACAACAACAATAGATGATAGCCAAACTGAACATGAAAAAAGAGTTAAAGAGTTTTTAGGATACTAG
- a CDS encoding site-2 protease family protein — MSTTINLIIKKFLPFVFLALLAYFINAVLFVFLPKSGVELSKKDDIGIEFRKFSGFYSSKAQVVQEKKEETKKEEVTSLTKYKLKAIYSKEDNSGWASVESSNGTKSYILSQWEELDGYILTKLYRSHVIFEKAAVEYKLELEKTKENISYEMSTNKNSIKENIVVKNDVVKVSRNYLNTYVNDVEKVWRDVAIKEIKKDNKIDGFKVFRVARGSAFDKLGLRRGDVIKSINNTVLTSYADAFKVYNEINKTQYLNIEILRNNEIMELNYEID; from the coding sequence ATGAGTACAACTATTAATCTTATAATTAAAAAGTTTTTACCTTTTGTTTTTCTTGCTTTACTTGCATATTTTATAAATGCAGTTTTATTTGTATTTTTGCCAAAAAGTGGAGTAGAACTTAGTAAAAAAGATGATATTGGAATAGAGTTTAGAAAATTTAGTGGCTTTTACTCTTCTAAAGCACAAGTAGTTCAAGAGAAGAAAGAAGAGACTAAAAAAGAAGAAGTTACATCATTAACAAAATATAAACTAAAAGCTATTTATTCTAAAGAGGATAATAGTGGATGGGCAAGTGTTGAAAGTAGTAATGGAACAAAAAGTTATATTCTTTCTCAATGGGAAGAATTAGATGGATATATTTTAACAAAACTATATAGAAGTCATGTGATTTTTGAAAAAGCAGCAGTTGAGTATAAACTTGAATTAGAAAAAACAAAAGAGAATATCTCCTATGAAATGTCAACTAATAAAAACAGTATTAAAGAAAATATTGTAGTAAAAAATGATGTTGTAAAAGTAAGTCGAAACTATTTAAATACTTATGTAAATGATGTAGAAAAAGTTTGGAGAGATGTTGCTATAAAAGAGATAAAAAAAGATAATAAAATTGATGGTTTTAAAGTTTTTAGAGTAGCTCGTGGTTCTGCTTTTGATAAATTAGGTTTAAGAAGAGGTGATGTTATAAAATCGATTAACAATACAGTTTTAACATCTTATGCTGATGCTTTTAAAGTATATAATGAAATAAATAAAACACAATATTTAAATATTGAAATCTTAAGAAACAATGAAATTATGGAGTTGAATTATGAAATTGATTAG
- a CDS encoding type II secretion system F family protein, protein MLFKYSGFDSNGKKVKSKVEAANLEEAKAKLKAKGILYTSLFEDSLNFSKISFKRKKSLNLSSLSYISRDLSIYLNSGISLISAINLLKQRYKNDKKLGSFFESIETYLDEGKTFYQALDAQDAIKLPEFYKQSIKISENGGLLESVLMELAAFLKEQDAIRKQVSSSLIYPLFILFVSFFMVGFMLSVVVPKITGIFDKINQDLPTSTKIVIALGDFFSANYGLIILGLISFIGLFIFLLKKSDAFKYAFDKFCLKIPFFSTMIEQGELARFSYMNSILIKSGVPIVQAINLSANILKNSVIKKVFVDASSSVVEGKKLSSLLVANKTYKIDDAFIHSIAIGEDTSKLSQILNNLANLYNEANKDKTNVFLSLLEPVFMLFVGVTIGFIVISMLLPIFSMNLG, encoded by the coding sequence ATGCTTTTTAAGTATAGTGGTTTTGATAGTAATGGTAAAAAAGTAAAATCAAAAGTAGAAGCAGCAAACCTAGAAGAAGCTAAAGCAAAATTAAAAGCAAAGGGTATTTTATACACTTCACTTTTTGAAGATAGTCTGAATTTCTCAAAAATTTCTTTTAAAAGAAAAAAGAGTTTAAATCTCTCTTCTTTATCTTATATTAGTAGGGATTTAAGTATTTATTTAAACTCAGGAATTTCTTTGATTTCTGCTATAAATCTTTTAAAACAAAGATATAAAAATGATAAGAAATTAGGCTCTTTTTTTGAGTCTATTGAAACTTATTTAGATGAAGGTAAAACTTTCTATCAGGCTTTAGATGCGCAAGATGCTATTAAGCTTCCTGAGTTTTATAAACAATCAATAAAAATTAGTGAAAATGGTGGTTTACTAGAGTCTGTTTTGATGGAACTTGCAGCTTTTTTAAAAGAGCAAGATGCTATTAGAAAACAAGTTTCATCTTCTCTTATTTATCCATTATTTATCCTTTTTGTGTCATTTTTTATGGTTGGGTTTATGTTAAGTGTTGTTGTTCCAAAGATTACTGGTATCTTTGATAAGATTAATCAAGATTTACCCACAAGTACAAAAATTGTAATTGCTCTTGGGGATTTCTTCTCTGCAAACTATGGTTTAATTATTCTTGGGTTGATATCTTTTATTGGTTTATTTATCTTTTTATTAAAAAAATCAGATGCATTTAAATATGCCTTTGATAAATTTTGTCTAAAAATCCCATTTTTCTCAACAATGATAGAACAAGGTGAATTAGCTAGATTTTCTTACATGAACTCAATTTTAATTAAATCAGGTGTTCCAATAGTTCAAGCTATTAATTTAAGTGCAAATATTTTAAAGAATTCTGTTATAAAAAAAGTTTTTGTAGATGCAAGTTCAAGTGTTGTTGAAGGTAAAAAACTTTCAAGTTTATTAGTTGCAAATAAAACTTATAAAATTGATGATGCATTTATTCATTCTATTGCTATTGGTGAAGATACAAGTAAATTATCGCAGATTTTAAATAATCTTGCAAATTTATATAATGAAGCAAATAAAGATAAAACCAATGTTTTTTTATCTTTACTTGAACCAGTTTTTATGCTTTTTGTAGGTGTTACTATTGGATTTATTGTAATTTCAATGTTATTACCAATTTTTTCTATGAATTTAGGCTAG
- the gspG gene encoding type II secretion system major pseudopilin GspG, giving the protein MKKAFSLMELMVVIIILGLLAMFVLPNLTGKSDEAKDKLVCVQMKSVAQTLKMFKLDTSSYPTTEEGLNILIEKKYFEDGNTPKDSWGSEFIYLSTEDGFDLVSYGADKKENTEDDIYYSKCNQ; this is encoded by the coding sequence TTGAAAAAAGCATTTTCTTTAATGGAATTAATGGTTGTAATCATAATTTTAGGATTACTTGCAATGTTTGTTTTACCAAACTTAACAGGTAAAAGTGATGAAGCAAAAGATAAACTAGTTTGTGTACAAATGAAAAGTGTGGCTCAAACATTAAAGATGTTTAAACTTGATACATCTTCATACCCTACAACTGAAGAGGGATTAAATATTTTAATTGAGAAAAAATATTTTGAAGATGGTAATACTCCTAAAGATTCTTGGGGAAGTGAATTTATTTATCTATCAACAGAAGATGGTTTTGATTTAGTATCTTATGGTGCTGATAAAAAAGAAAATACAGAAGATGATATTTATTATTCAAAGTGTAATCAATAA
- a CDS encoding YigZ family protein: MKFVQKEFSHTFEEKKSKFIAHLMPYEMFDEVMTRLKNEHPKGRHFVYAYRYLNEFDQIVENSSDDGEPKGTSGKPSLAVLAGADIINTGVIIVRYFGGIKLGTGGLVRAYGDSVNEVIKISEFYEYKKLISKTINCEYNELSQIEYTLNQEKIIIKSKDFSQNVNVNIQLSNEEFEKLTQILPRSVKIF, translated from the coding sequence TTGAAATTTGTTCAAAAAGAGTTTAGCCATACTTTCGAAGAAAAAAAGTCTAAGTTTATAGCACATTTAATGCCTTATGAAATGTTTGATGAAGTAATGACTAGACTTAAAAACGAACACCCAAAAGGTAGGCACTTTGTTTATGCCTATAGATATTTAAATGAGTTTGACCAAATAGTTGAAAATAGTAGTGATGATGGAGAGCCAAAAGGAACAAGTGGAAAACCAAGTCTTGCCGTTTTAGCAGGTGCTGATATTATAAATACTGGTGTAATCATAGTTCGATATTTTGGTGGAATAAAACTAGGAACTGGTGGATTAGTGAGAGCTTATGGAGATAGTGTAAATGAAGTTATCAAAATAAGTGAATTTTATGAATATAAAAAACTAATTTCTAAGACTATAAATTGTGAATATAATGAATTATCTCAAATCGAATATACTTTAAATCAAGAAAAAATTATTATAAAATCAAAAGATTTTTCACAAAATGTTAATGTGAATATTCAATTATCAAATGAAGAGTTTGAAAAACTTACTCAAATATTACCTAGAAGTGTTAAAATATTTTAA
- a CDS encoding TlyA family RNA methyltransferase, with protein MRLDLYLTTTFDIQSRNKASELIKSNKIKCDGVIITKPSFNVEEHHKIEILEEDFYVSRAAYKLKYFLDEIKLDLSNQNALDIGSSTGGFTQILLEKDVKKVTCVDVGSNQLHERIKEDKRISFFENTDVRDFKSDETFDIVTCDVSFISILYIIEDINRLSSKDIIILFKPQFEVGTNVKRDKKGVVKDKKAIDLARQKFLDKTIELNWKLNYSSFSKLQGKDGNEEQLFYFSK; from the coding sequence ATGAGATTAGATTTATATTTAACTACTACATTTGATATTCAAAGTAGAAACAAAGCTTCTGAACTAATAAAATCAAACAAAATTAAATGTGATGGCGTGATTATAACAAAACCATCATTTAATGTTGAAGAGCATCATAAAATTGAGATTTTAGAAGAGGACTTTTATGTTTCAAGAGCTGCTTATAAACTAAAATATTTTTTAGATGAAATAAAGCTTGACCTATCAAATCAAAATGCACTTGATATTGGTAGTAGTACTGGTGGATTTACACAAATATTACTTGAAAAAGATGTTAAAAAAGTTACTTGTGTTGATGTTGGCTCTAATCAACTACACGAAAGAATCAAAGAAGATAAAAGAATCTCTTTTTTTGAAAACACAGATGTAAGAGATTTTAAAAGTGATGAAACTTTTGATATAGTTACTTGTGATGTATCATTTATCTCTATTTTGTATATTATTGAAGATATTAATAGATTATCTTCAAAAGATATTATCATACTTTTTAAGCCACAATTTGAAGTTGGTACAAATGTAAAAAGAGATAAAAAAGGTGTAGTAAAAGATAAAAAAGCTATTGATTTAGCAAGACAAAAATTTTTAGATAAAACTATTGAATTAAACTGGAAATTAAATTACTCAAGCTTTAGTAAGCTTCAAGGAAAAGATGGAAATGAAGAACAGCTCTTCTATTTTAGTAAATAA
- a CDS encoding bifunctional riboflavin kinase/FAD synthetase — MKNSSSILVNKQTITSIAIGGFDGMHAAHQKLFERLDEHGAIVSIESGYANLTPKRYRQEYSKYPIYYYVLDNIKHLEGDEFIRLINEEFPNLQKIVVGFDFCFGKDRKYDTQNLKELFHGDVEVIEEYKIGGIAVHSRYIRYYLAEGNIELANTLLGKEYKIYGGRIKGQGLGSKSFVPTINLRVNEFLLPKEGVYITKTILNEIEYDSVTFLGHRVTTDGSYAVETHIIDENVVERDYTTQIKFLKRIRDNQKFDSFEELKKQILKDIESAKKFFIYGR, encoded by the coding sequence ATGAAGAACAGCTCTTCTATTTTAGTAAATAAACAAACTATTACTTCAATTGCAATTGGAGGATTTGATGGAATGCATGCGGCCCACCAAAAACTTTTTGAAAGACTTGATGAACATGGAGCAATTGTTTCTATTGAATCAGGTTATGCAAACCTAACTCCAAAAAGATATAGACAAGAGTATAGTAAATATCCTATTTATTACTATGTACTTGATAACATCAAACATCTTGAAGGGGATGAATTTATAAGACTTATAAATGAAGAGTTTCCAAACTTACAAAAAATAGTAGTTGGATTTGACTTTTGTTTTGGAAAAGATAGAAAATACGATACACAAAATTTAAAAGAACTATTTCATGGTGATGTTGAAGTAATTGAAGAGTATAAAATAGGTGGGATTGCTGTTCACTCTAGATATATTAGATACTATTTAGCTGAAGGAAATATAGAACTAGCAAACACACTTTTAGGAAAAGAGTATAAAATCTATGGAGGAAGAATCAAAGGTCAAGGATTAGGTTCTAAAAGTTTTGTTCCAACAATTAATTTAAGAGTAAATGAATTTTTGCTTCCAAAAGAGGGAGTTTATATCACAAAAACTATTTTAAATGAAATCGAATATGATTCAGTAACTTTCTTAGGTCATAGAGTTACTACAGATGGTAGTTATGCTGTTGAAACACATATAATTGATGAAAATGTTGTTGAAAGAGATTATACTACACAAATAAAATTTCTAAAAAGAATACGAGATAATCAAAAATTTGATAGCTTTGAGGAGTTAAAAAAGCAGATTCTAAAAGATATAGAATCTGCTAAGAAGTTTTTTATTTATGGAAGATAA
- the cmoA gene encoding carboxy-S-adenosyl-L-methionine synthase CmoA, producing the protein MIDKVFEKSITKQFEFDEEVASVFDDMLNRSVPYYKEMQRLSINFACNYLKDEDYVYDLGCSTASTLIELSKHCQAKLNLIGIDNSEAMLNRARKKAKAFGVDITLINDDLHNIDYTNAKLILSNYTLQFIRPLQREKLVKKIYDSLQSGGIFIFSEKVISSDSTLNKQSIDEYYEFKKSQGYSEFEISQKREALENVLIPYTQDENIKMILDAGFSHCETIFKWVNFATFIAIKK; encoded by the coding sequence ATGATAGATAAAGTATTTGAAAAAAGTATTACCAAACAATTTGAGTTTGATGAAGAGGTAGCATCTGTATTTGATGATATGTTAAATAGATCAGTTCCTTATTATAAAGAGATGCAAAGATTATCAATAAACTTTGCCTGTAATTATCTTAAAGATGAAGATTATGTTTATGACCTTGGTTGTTCAACAGCATCAACTTTAATTGAACTAAGTAAACACTGTCAAGCAAAATTAAATTTAATAGGTATTGATAACTCTGAAGCTATGTTAAATAGAGCAAGAAAAAAAGCTAAAGCATTTGGCGTTGATATAACTTTAATAAATGATGATTTACATAATATTGACTACACCAATGCAAAATTAATATTATCAAATTATACCCTTCAATTTATAAGACCACTCCAAAGAGAAAAACTTGTAAAAAAAATATATGATTCACTTCAAAGTGGTGGTATTTTTATTTTTAGTGAAAAAGTGATATCATCTGATTCAACTTTAAATAAACAATCAATAGATGAGTATTATGAGTTTAAAAAATCTCAAGGTTACAGCGAGTTTGAAATTTCTCAAAAACGTGAAGCTTTAGAGAATGTTTTAATACCATACACTCAAGATGAAAATATAAAAATGATATTAGATGCAGGTTTTTCTCATTGTGAAACTATATTCAAATGGGTTAACTTTGCCACATTTATTGCAATAAAAAAATAA
- the bcp gene encoding thioredoxin-dependent thiol peroxidase, with protein sequence MLEIGSIAPSFCAPNQDDVEICSRDLSGKWIVLYFYPKDLTPGCTTQACDFTEALPQFEDLDAVILGVSPDDSEKHRKFIEKKDLEITLLSDTDKKMCEDYGVWQLKKFMGKEYMGVVRTTFIIDPDGKIAAIWDKVNVRKKKTVKGEKIEILHVNEVKEKLQELQSN encoded by the coding sequence ATGTTAGAAATAGGAAGTATTGCTCCAAGTTTTTGTGCTCCAAATCAAGATGATGTAGAAATTTGTTCAAGAGATTTATCAGGAAAATGGATAGTTTTATATTTTTACCCAAAAGATTTAACTCCTGGTTGTACAACACAAGCTTGTGATTTTACTGAAGCTCTTCCTCAATTTGAAGATTTAGATGCTGTTATTTTAGGTGTAAGTCCAGATGATAGTGAAAAACATAGAAAATTCATAGAAAAAAAAGATTTAGAAATAACTTTATTATCTGATACTGATAAAAAAATGTGTGAAGATTATGGAGTATGGCAACTAAAAAAATTTATGGGTAAAGAGTATATGGGAGTTGTAAGAACAACTTTTATTATTGATCCTGATGGAAAAATTGCAGCTATTTGGGATAAAGTAAATGTAAGAAAGAAAAAAACTGTAAAAGGTGAAAAAATTGAAATCTTGCATGTAAATGAAGTTAAAGAAAAACTTCAAGAACTACAATCTAACTAA
- a CDS encoding plasminogen-binding N-terminal domain-containing protein, translating to MKILNKLLIGALSTIFLANLANAQTTVCYKNNWDTPSTIESIPLEGDVCEGKYSLNDMKKDGWNVLDIKIDSDQNKLSYKYFLVKGAVTNNEINTLATNNSSNFTIRPLGVKIENIQNNKSTINIGNLIVGSSGIVVHVYDNDKRLIVSNAKVIESNANSSIVEFFDFNDLKQDAIPTSNKKVQINDILVLNYMYQSSLVIAPTQETFKIVRSNFKYNNFLHSDLFAAQLKFDSQPFPSKKDIQNFAIKQNIGTIFVVANKKVHVLDSKTFEKLASYDIPYKNEDFSMPFYSRVEKIDTDLFTLNFSIPFIGESKPKTYEAYYKNILGLN from the coding sequence ATGAAAATTTTAAATAAACTTTTGATAGGTGCTTTATCAACAATATTTTTAGCAAACCTAGCAAATGCTCAAACAACAGTTTGCTACAAAAATAACTGGGATACACCTTCAACTATCGAATCAATACCCCTTGAAGGAGATGTTTGTGAAGGTAAATATTCACTTAACGATATGAAAAAAGATGGATGGAATGTCCTTGATATAAAAATTGATTCAGATCAAAACAAATTATCATATAAGTACTTTTTAGTAAAAGGTGCTGTAACTAATAATGAAATAAATACTCTAGCAACAAACAATAGTTCAAATTTTACAATTAGACCACTTGGCGTAAAAATTGAGAATATACAAAATAATAAATCGACAATAAATATTGGAAATTTAATTGTAGGTTCAAGCGGAATTGTTGTTCATGTTTATGATAATGACAAAAGACTAATAGTATCAAATGCAAAAGTAATTGAATCAAATGCAAATAGTTCAATAGTAGAATTTTTTGATTTTAATGATTTAAAACAAGATGCAATTCCTACTTCAAATAAAAAAGTACAAATTAATGATATTTTAGTATTAAACTATATGTATCAATCATCACTTGTAATTGCACCTACACAAGAGACATTTAAAATTGTAAGATCAAACTTCAAATACAATAATTTTTTACATTCAGATTTGTTTGCAGCACAATTAAAATTTGACTCACAACCTTTTCCATCAAAAAAAGATATTCAAAATTTTGCAATCAAACAAAATATAGGAACTATATTTGTAGTAGCTAATAAAAAAGTACATGTTTTAGATAGTAAAACTTTCGAAAAACTAGCAAGCTATGACATTCCTTACAAGAATGAAGATTTTTCTATGCCATTTTACTCAAGAGTTGAAAAAATAGATACAGACTTGTTTACATTAAACTTTTCTATACCATTTATAGGAGAGAGTAAACCAAAAACATATGAAGCATATTATAAAAATATTTTAGGATTAAATTAA
- a CDS encoding FAD-binding oxidoreductase produces MINKEHLDYFTSIVGEENIKYDKAHLIAYCYDATRERFEPDAVVFPRDEQDISKILKYCNEHKIVIVPRGAGSGFTGGALPSNGGIILSLERHMNKLLEIDMENMVGVVQPGLINMEFQKAVEEVGLFYPPDPASEDYSTLGGNVSENAGGMRAAKYGITKDYVVALRAVLPNGDIIVAGKKTIKDVAGYNTAGILIASEGTLAIITEITLKLIPKPKFKQTYMGIFPDVNKAMNAVFKSLAAGANPVAMEFLDALVIKALKQKFPQVELPENAGGVLVGDVDGSSQAEIDSQLATLKESFAKYGSIDFIEARDEDHGKQLWFARRNASPATMIYGTKKLNEDISVPRSKLPEALDGIYAIGEKYGFNVPCFGHAGDGNIHVNVMVKDKTNEKEMHDGHKAIEDIFQFVVDMGGTLSGEHGIGLSKAPFMNIAFTDAEINLFKNIKKAFDPNNILNPFKMGL; encoded by the coding sequence ATGATTAATAAAGAACATTTAGATTACTTCACTTCAATTGTAGGTGAAGAAAATATTAAATATGATAAAGCTCATCTAATTGCTTATTGTTATGATGCAACTAGAGAGAGATTCGAACCAGATGCAGTTGTTTTTCCAAGAGATGAACAAGACATCTCAAAAATATTAAAATATTGTAATGAACACAAAATTGTAATTGTACCAAGAGGTGCAGGTTCAGGTTTTACAGGTGGTGCATTGCCTTCAAATGGTGGTATTATCTTAAGTTTAGAAAGACATATGAATAAACTACTTGAAATAGACATGGAAAATATGGTGGGAGTTGTTCAACCAGGACTTATCAACATGGAGTTTCAAAAAGCAGTTGAAGAAGTTGGACTATTTTATCCACCAGATCCAGCTAGTGAAGATTACTCAACGTTAGGTGGAAATGTATCAGAGAATGCAGGTGGAATGAGAGCAGCAAAATATGGTATTACAAAAGATTATGTTGTAGCATTAAGAGCCGTTTTACCAAATGGTGATATTATTGTTGCAGGTAAAAAAACTATCAAAGATGTTGCAGGATATAACACAGCTGGTATCTTAATTGCTAGTGAAGGAACTTTAGCAATTATTACTGAAATCACTTTGAAACTTATTCCAAAACCAAAATTTAAGCAAACTTATATGGGTATTTTCCCAGATGTTAATAAAGCGATGAATGCAGTATTTAAATCACTAGCAGCAGGAGCTAATCCAGTTGCAATGGAGTTTTTAGATGCATTAGTAATTAAAGCATTAAAACAAAAATTTCCACAAGTTGAATTACCTGAAAATGCAGGTGGAGTTTTAGTAGGAGATGTTGATGGTTCATCACAAGCTGAAATTGACTCACAACTTGCAACACTAAAAGAGTCTTTTGCAAAATATGGTTCAATTGATTTTATCGAAGCAAGAGATGAAGATCATGGTAAACAACTATGGTTTGCAAGAAGAAATGCAAGTCCTGCAACAATGATTTATGGAACTAAAAAATTAAATGAAGATATATCAGTACCAAGAAGTAAACTTCCAGAAGCATTAGATGGAATTTATGCAATTGGTGAGAAATATGGCTTTAATGTACCTTGTTTTGGACATGCAGGTGATGGAAATATTCATGTAAATGTAATGGTAAAAGATAAAACAAATGAAAAAGAGATGCATGATGGACATAAAGCAATTGAAGATATCTTCCAGTTTGTTGTTGATATGGGTGGGACACTTTCAGGTGAACATGGAATTGGTTTATCAAAAGCTCCATTTATGAATATTGCATTTACTGATGCTGAAATAAACTTATTTAAAAATATCAAAAAAGCATTTGATCCTAATAATATTTTAAATCCATTTAAAATGGGATTATAA